In the Sedimentisphaera cyanobacteriorum genome, GGCAGCCGAGCAGCAGGACAATACAGAGTAAAGCTGCTTATATATAAAAAAATAATTACAGGGCAGCAGTGAGAAAACTCTCTGCTGCTCGTGTAGTTTGAAATAAGCATTCATCTATTTTAAAGGTTTTGCAATGCTTTACAGTATGACAGGTTACGGCGAGGCTTACCTTGAGAGCTGCGGGATGGCTTTTTCTGTACAGGTTCGTGCGGTGAACAACAAGTTTCTCAAAACCAGCCTGAAAATCCCTGAAATGCTTTGCTTTCTGGAAGAACGGATTGACAAACTGCTCAGGGAACAATTCACGAGAGGCTATATAACCCTCACGCTCTCAGTTAAATCCCTTGAAGAGAAGCCGCTGATAGACTTCAATCAGTCTGCACTGAACTACTATATAAAACAGCTGAGCAGCTTTTCAGATAAGAGCAGCATGCTTAGGATAAACGCCGCCAACCTTCTGCATCTTCCCGGCGTGATAGAGGCTTATGATATAGATGATGAGCAGAAAGCAAAGATTACGGATGCGGCTGTTGAGTTAGTAACAAACGCCTGCGACAAGCTCACCGCAATGCGAGGAGAAGAGGGAGAGGAGCTGAGGAAGGATCTTCTCAAAAACTGCGATGAGATTGAATCTTTCCTGGACGACATTGCCGGGAAGGTTTCGATTGTAGTTAAGGAATATTCAGAGAGGCTCCGAAAAAGAATTAATGAGCTCTTGAAAGATGGGAAGA is a window encoding:
- a CDS encoding YicC/YloC family endoribonuclease, which translates into the protein MLYSMTGYGEAYLESCGMAFSVQVRAVNNKFLKTSLKIPEMLCFLEERIDKLLREQFTRGYITLTLSVKSLEEKPLIDFNQSALNYYIKQLSSFSDKSSMLRINAANLLHLPGVIEAYDIDDEQKAKITDAAVELVTNACDKLTAMRGEEGEELRKDLLKNCDEIESFLDDIAGKVSIVVKEYSERLRKRINELLKDGKISVEENTLIRETAVFADRSDISEEVSRLKSHIKQFRDISEDGRGVGKRLDFLAQEMFREANTIGSKASDAGICQLVVDVKSRIDRIKEQVQNVE